A portion of the Flavobacterium magnum genome contains these proteins:
- a CDS encoding response regulator yields the protein MKDKPLLIVLAEDDGDDRLLFSEALHELGYNARLLVADNGIKLMEVLLQSEELPSIVFTDLNMPLKDGIDSVRDIRAYERFRLLPLIVFSTSYDVAVGEKLRQLGATHYFLKPNAFNELMAVIGLAIDTVVNPQSSSQPFVLNA from the coding sequence ATGAAGGATAAACCATTACTCATCGTACTGGCCGAAGACGACGGCGATGACCGGCTGCTTTTCAGCGAGGCGCTCCACGAATTGGGTTACAACGCCCGACTCCTGGTAGCTGATAATGGCATTAAATTGATGGAGGTGCTGCTGCAGTCAGAGGAATTGCCGTCAATTGTCTTTACCGATCTGAACATGCCGCTGAAGGATGGCATCGATTCCGTCAGGGACATCCGTGCTTACGAAAGGTTCAGATTGCTGCCACTCATCGTATTTTCCACATCGTATGATGTTGCCGTGGGTGAAAAGCTACGCCAACTCGGCGCCACCCACTATTTCTTAAAACCCAATGCATTTAATGAATTGATGGCAGTAATCGGATTGGCCATCGATACAGTTGTCAATCCGCAATCATCATCACAACCCTTTGTCCTGAACGCCTGA
- a CDS encoding PAS domain-containing protein — MKDITKTAYSFLSGHGEMARLTREKNWNDTPVGPIENWPQSLRTTLGLLLKSKFPMFLFWGPELICFYNDSYRPSLGQNGKHPDILGEKGETAWPEIWPIVKPLLDQVRQGGESTWAEDQLIPIFRNGHIEDVYWTFSYSPVIDEQGEVGGVFVTCTETTEKVNVIGDLKKTEQSLTTALSQLEESDKRFRNTVKQAPLGITILRGPEFIPEMANDDYLQLVDRSAADFVGKPLFDSLPTVKTVVEPLLKGVLETGVAFHASELSVILNRYGKEELAYFNLVYHPLREEDDSVSGIMVVATEVTAAVRAKHALVESERQFRNLVMQSPIAMTIFRGSKFIVEIANDILIKNIWRKNPEDVIGKSILEVFPELKEQKYPALLEEVLHTGKTHTEIEAEAFVHGDDGLRKFYLDYQYAPLYESDGSVSGIMVTVNDVTERVEARKRVEDAEERLRLATEAAEMSTWELDLTTREIIYSERLADIFGYDKSKKISHADMRAQIHPDDLTPIVEKAFEKAMQTSIYRYEARVIKPTGQITWIRTQGKVFFDENRRPVKMIGTLRDINEEKLWQQDLLESETKFRLLADSLPQHIWTTNQYGEITYFNKSVQEYSGLRPESLMEVGWIDIVHPEERDYTMASWQESMATGKDYVFQHRFRRNDGVYRWHLCRAKAQRDVSGEIQMWVGTSTDVHEQQEFVNELEKKVMERTRELERKNNDLEKMNAELQSFAYVSSHDLQEPLRKIQTFASRLIEKEYDALSDNAKDYFARMQQAANRMQTLILDLLAYSRTSSSDLKFVKTDLRKIVDEVEKEFKDTIDEKKATIRTGHLDTIPIVPFQFVQLMQNLLGNALKFSKPDTAPEITIESRILTGAQAGVSSLRPDDLYCHITVSDNGIGFDPQYGERIFEVFQRLHAKNEFSGTGIGLAIVKKIVLNHQGYISATGSPGNGTTFDIYIPA; from the coding sequence ATGAAAGATATTACAAAAACTGCCTACAGTTTCCTCTCAGGGCATGGCGAAATGGCCAGGCTTACGCGCGAGAAAAACTGGAACGATACCCCGGTTGGGCCCATCGAAAACTGGCCGCAAAGCCTTCGCACCACTTTGGGCTTATTGCTAAAATCGAAATTTCCGATGTTCCTGTTCTGGGGCCCGGAACTGATTTGCTTTTATAATGATTCATACCGCCCAAGTCTGGGACAGAACGGCAAACATCCGGATATTTTAGGAGAAAAAGGAGAAACGGCGTGGCCCGAAATCTGGCCTATCGTTAAGCCGCTGTTGGATCAGGTGCGGCAAGGCGGTGAATCGACATGGGCGGAGGACCAGCTGATCCCAATCTTCAGGAATGGACATATCGAGGACGTGTACTGGACATTCAGCTACAGTCCCGTGATTGACGAACAGGGTGAAGTCGGCGGTGTTTTCGTCACCTGCACGGAAACCACTGAAAAAGTCAATGTCATTGGCGACCTTAAAAAAACCGAGCAATCGCTGACAACAGCCTTAAGCCAGCTCGAAGAAAGTGACAAGCGCTTTCGAAACACGGTCAAGCAGGCGCCGTTAGGCATTACAATTCTTCGCGGCCCCGAATTTATTCCGGAAATGGCGAATGATGATTACCTCCAGCTCGTCGACAGGTCGGCCGCAGATTTTGTCGGTAAGCCACTATTCGATTCGTTGCCTACCGTGAAAACCGTAGTCGAGCCGTTGCTAAAAGGTGTCCTGGAAACCGGAGTGGCTTTTCATGCTTCCGAACTATCCGTGATACTGAACCGATACGGCAAAGAGGAACTGGCCTATTTTAATCTCGTATACCATCCGTTGCGGGAGGAAGATGACAGTGTATCCGGCATAATGGTTGTGGCCACCGAGGTGACCGCCGCCGTACGCGCGAAGCACGCCCTGGTGGAAAGTGAAAGGCAGTTCCGAAATTTAGTCATGCAATCACCCATTGCGATGACAATCTTCAGGGGTTCCAAATTTATCGTTGAAATCGCGAACGACATCCTCATAAAAAATATCTGGCGTAAAAATCCTGAAGACGTCATCGGCAAGAGCATCCTCGAGGTGTTTCCTGAACTGAAAGAACAGAAATACCCTGCCTTGCTTGAAGAAGTATTGCATACAGGAAAAACCCATACGGAAATTGAGGCTGAAGCCTTTGTGCATGGTGATGACGGGCTGCGTAAATTTTACCTGGACTACCAGTATGCGCCATTGTATGAGTCCGACGGCAGTGTGTCGGGGATTATGGTAACGGTCAACGATGTTACCGAACGCGTAGAGGCCCGCAAACGCGTGGAAGATGCTGAGGAAAGGCTGCGGCTGGCAACGGAAGCGGCTGAGATGTCGACCTGGGAACTGGATCTGACCACCCGTGAAATAATTTATTCTGAGCGGTTGGCTGATATATTCGGGTATGATAAATCCAAAAAAATAAGCCATGCCGATATGCGCGCACAAATACATCCTGATGACCTGACCCCTATTGTCGAAAAGGCATTCGAGAAGGCAATGCAGACCAGTATCTACAGGTATGAGGCACGCGTGATCAAACCCACAGGGCAGATTACATGGATCAGGACGCAGGGCAAAGTGTTCTTTGACGAAAATCGCAGGCCGGTTAAAATGATAGGCACGTTGCGTGACATCAATGAAGAAAAGCTTTGGCAGCAGGATTTGCTGGAAAGCGAAACAAAGTTCAGGCTGCTGGCCGATTCGTTGCCACAGCACATTTGGACAACGAACCAATATGGCGAGATTACCTACTTTAATAAATCGGTTCAGGAATATTCAGGACTGCGTCCGGAATCCCTGATGGAAGTCGGGTGGATCGATATTGTCCACCCGGAGGAAAGGGATTACACGATGGCAAGCTGGCAGGAATCGATGGCTACCGGAAAGGACTATGTGTTTCAGCACCGCTTCAGGCGAAACGATGGAGTCTATCGCTGGCACCTCTGCCGTGCGAAGGCACAACGGGACGTATCCGGCGAAATACAGATGTGGGTAGGCACAAGCACCGACGTTCATGAGCAGCAGGAATTTGTCAACGAGCTGGAAAAAAAGGTAATGGAGCGCACACGCGAACTGGAACGCAAAAACAACGATTTGGAAAAAATGAATGCCGAATTGCAGTCGTTCGCCTACGTGTCCAGCCATGACCTGCAGGAACCGTTGCGCAAGATCCAGACGTTTGCGAGCCGCCTTATCGAAAAGGAGTACGATGCGCTGTCTGACAATGCAAAAGATTACTTCGCGCGCATGCAACAGGCTGCAAACCGGATGCAGACATTAATCCTCGATCTTCTTGCGTATTCAAGGACCAGCAGTTCCGACCTCAAATTCGTAAAAACCGATCTGCGGAAGATTGTTGACGAAGTGGAAAAAGAATTTAAGGATACTATCGACGAAAAAAAGGCTACAATCCGTACAGGACATCTGGATACCATCCCGATTGTGCCGTTCCAGTTTGTGCAGCTGATGCAAAACCTCCTTGGTAATGCATTGAAATTCAGCAAACCGGACACCGCACCGGAAATTACAATCGAAAGCCGCATCCTGACCGGCGCGCAGGCCGGAGTCAGTTCACTCCGCCCGGACGATCTGTACTGTCACATCACGGTGTCTGACAACGGCATTGGCTTCGATCCGCAGTACGGTGAGCGCATCTTTGAAGTGTTCCAAAGGCTTCATGCAAAGAATGAATTTTCAGGAACCGGAATCGGATTGGCCATTGTAAAAAAAATTGTGCTCAACCACCAGGGATACATCTCGGCAACGGGAAGCCCGGGTAACGGCACGACCTTCGACATCTATATCCCTGCATGA
- a CDS encoding Ku protein — MKALWKGGISFGLVNIPVRLYSGSVTHRIDLDMIRKKDHCAIEYVRVCKKDGQEVPWDQIEKGYRRDDGDYVVIEKADFAKAMPEKTQTIDIFEFVLEDEIPSQYLEKPYIIEPEKQATKTYALLRAALKKSGKVGLAKFIIRSAEHLGILKVEADAILLIQIRFDQDLRDPSEAKIPGNITIQKKELDMAMTIIDQMTDKFEPEKYKDTYKDELLKMIKKKLAAPKGKKSAKKVPAETKAKKTETDDLLSQLKASLEAMKN, encoded by the coding sequence ATGAAGGCTTTATGGAAAGGGGGCATCAGCTTCGGCCTGGTCAATATTCCGGTTCGGTTATACAGCGGTTCGGTGACGCACCGTATCGACCTGGATATGATCCGGAAAAAAGACCATTGCGCCATTGAGTATGTGCGTGTCTGCAAAAAAGACGGACAGGAAGTTCCATGGGACCAGATTGAGAAAGGATACCGACGTGATGATGGAGATTATGTGGTAATTGAAAAGGCCGATTTTGCAAAAGCGATGCCCGAAAAGACCCAGACCATTGACATATTTGAATTCGTTTTAGAGGACGAAATCCCGTCACAATACCTCGAAAAGCCTTACATTATTGAACCCGAAAAGCAAGCCACCAAAACCTATGCGTTGTTGCGTGCCGCACTGAAAAAATCCGGAAAAGTGGGTTTGGCCAAATTCATCATCCGAAGTGCTGAACACCTCGGTATCTTAAAAGTTGAAGCCGATGCCATCTTGCTGATACAAATACGTTTTGATCAGGATTTACGCGACCCTTCAGAAGCAAAAATTCCCGGAAACATTACCATCCAGAAAAAAGAGCTTGATATGGCGATGACGATTATCGACCAGATGACCGATAAGTTTGAGCCCGAGAAATATAAGGATACTTATAAGGACGAACTGCTGAAGATGATCAAGAAAAAGCTCGCCGCCCCCAAAGGAAAAAAGTCCGCAAAAAAAGTGCCGGCTGAAACCAAAGCGAAAAAAACCGAGACCGACGATTTGCTGTCACAGCTCAAAGCGAGCCTTGAAGCGATGAAAAATTAA
- the ligD gene encoding DNA ligase D, with the protein MALEKYNQKRDFTKTKEPKGIKKDSDGALRFVVQKHAASHLHYDFRLEIDGVLVSWAVPKGPSSDHEVKRLAMHVEDHPMDYIDFEGTIPEGEYGGGTVMVWDIGTYHAEGNDDISKDNLTMKKQLKQKSVKVVLNGSKLKGSYHLFSIGADGKQWLLMKGNDRFADGKPFNELSILTKRDFDAIAKGHHVWERTQKSATKKIVPVKKSERKEEEKMDHSAQADGAFSADDLAEAVKIKSFPDEWRPQLATLTDAAFDNEDWIFEHKYDGYRALVQIHNKKATLVSRNGLKFNSKYPEIARTLDGTPQDMILDGEIVVEDTKGKSNFQWLQQYGDYPEKGTLKFYAFDVLYFQGYDLRNLGLLLRKKILKAILPKAKNIIYSEHTTTLGTKAFEKAANEGGEGIIAKKSDSTYQTDKRSRDWLKVKTNKQQEMVIGGFTDPQGGRKGIGALLCGYYDGNDLVYAGKVGSGFTEPILEDLRRKLDRISRKSAPFSTVPKEKNAHWVSPKLIAQLKFSEFTDTGNMRHPVFLGLRADKDPKEIKMEQPLVVTEKATQKGSPVTAKSSAASGKSRVEFSNLDKIFWPKEKITKGDVIDYYRSVSEYILPYLKDRPQSLRRTPDGIKSEGFFQKDVAGKVPKWVKTRKIKSDSAEESVEWLICNDEETLLFMANWGCIELNPWSSRVGSLNNPDYIIFDLDPKGAPMKSIIRTAHKVKETLDLLKVPAYIKTSGGNGLHVFIPVLPKYTYEQTRQFSHLVSQMVHRDLPEITSLERLPAKRQGKVYLDFLQNGRGKTMASIYSLRPREGAGVSTPLDWEEVNDALDLKAFNIKTIPERLQQKGDLWAHFFDDAIDLKSILNKI; encoded by the coding sequence ATGGCACTCGAAAAGTACAACCAGAAACGGGATTTCACTAAAACCAAAGAGCCGAAAGGAATCAAGAAAGATTCTGATGGTGCCCTGCGGTTTGTCGTGCAGAAACACGCCGCTTCACACCTGCATTATGATTTCAGGCTCGAGATTGATGGTGTACTGGTGAGCTGGGCGGTCCCGAAAGGTCCGTCGTCTGACCATGAAGTGAAACGGCTTGCGATGCATGTCGAGGACCATCCAATGGATTATATCGACTTTGAAGGCACTATCCCCGAAGGTGAATATGGTGGTGGGACGGTGATGGTCTGGGACATCGGAACTTACCATGCGGAAGGAAACGATGACATTTCGAAGGACAACCTGACGATGAAAAAACAGTTAAAGCAAAAATCCGTTAAAGTGGTTCTTAACGGCAGCAAGCTCAAAGGGTCTTACCACCTCTTCTCCATCGGCGCTGACGGAAAGCAATGGCTGCTGATGAAAGGCAATGATCGTTTTGCAGATGGCAAGCCCTTCAATGAACTGTCCATTCTCACAAAAAGGGATTTTGACGCCATAGCGAAAGGTCATCATGTTTGGGAGCGCACTCAAAAATCGGCCACAAAAAAAATTGTCCCTGTTAAGAAATCAGAGCGTAAGGAAGAAGAAAAAATGGACCACTCGGCGCAAGCGGACGGCGCATTTTCAGCGGATGACCTCGCCGAAGCGGTAAAGATCAAGAGCTTCCCTGACGAATGGCGGCCCCAACTTGCCACGCTAACCGACGCGGCATTTGACAACGAAGACTGGATTTTCGAGCACAAATATGACGGCTACCGCGCGCTCGTGCAGATTCACAACAAAAAGGCCACGCTGGTATCGAGAAACGGATTGAAATTTAACTCAAAATACCCGGAAATTGCCAGGACGCTTGACGGCACACCGCAGGATATGATATTGGACGGTGAAATCGTCGTCGAGGATACCAAGGGAAAGAGCAACTTCCAGTGGTTGCAGCAATATGGCGATTATCCGGAGAAAGGAACGCTGAAGTTCTATGCGTTTGACGTGCTTTATTTCCAGGGATATGATTTGCGAAATCTCGGACTTTTATTACGCAAGAAAATCCTGAAGGCGATATTGCCCAAAGCAAAAAATATCATTTATTCTGAGCACACCACGACCTTGGGAACGAAGGCCTTTGAAAAGGCGGCGAACGAAGGCGGCGAAGGGATTATCGCCAAAAAGTCGGATTCGACCTACCAGACCGATAAACGCTCCCGTGACTGGCTTAAGGTCAAGACCAACAAACAGCAGGAAATGGTCATCGGTGGGTTCACCGATCCGCAGGGCGGCAGGAAGGGCATCGGGGCGCTTCTTTGCGGGTATTACGACGGCAATGATTTGGTATATGCCGGAAAAGTGGGCAGCGGTTTTACCGAACCAATTCTTGAAGACCTTCGGAGAAAGCTAGATCGCATAAGCCGTAAAAGCGCGCCATTCTCGACCGTTCCTAAAGAAAAAAATGCGCATTGGGTAAGTCCGAAACTGATCGCCCAACTCAAATTCTCCGAATTTACCGATACGGGCAACATGCGGCATCCGGTTTTCCTGGGCCTGCGCGCTGATAAGGATCCGAAAGAGATTAAGATGGAGCAGCCATTAGTTGTCACCGAAAAAGCCACGCAGAAAGGGTCGCCGGTCACCGCGAAGTCTTCGGCAGCATCAGGCAAAAGCCGCGTAGAATTCAGCAATCTCGATAAGATTTTCTGGCCTAAGGAAAAAATCACCAAAGGCGATGTGATCGACTATTATAGGTCGGTATCCGAATATATCCTGCCTTATCTGAAAGACCGGCCGCAATCACTGCGCCGTACCCCGGACGGCATTAAGAGTGAAGGTTTTTTTCAAAAAGACGTAGCCGGAAAAGTCCCGAAATGGGTTAAAACCCGAAAAATAAAATCGGACAGTGCTGAGGAGAGCGTAGAGTGGCTGATTTGCAATGACGAAGAAACGTTGCTTTTTATGGCCAATTGGGGCTGCATCGAACTCAACCCGTGGAGCAGCCGTGTAGGCTCTTTGAACAATCCGGATTACATCATTTTCGATCTCGATCCTAAAGGCGCACCCATGAAAAGCATCATCAGGACGGCGCACAAGGTGAAAGAAACGCTGGATTTATTGAAAGTACCGGCGTACATAAAAACATCAGGCGGCAACGGGCTGCACGTATTCATTCCGGTCCTTCCGAAATACACCTACGAGCAGACCAGGCAGTTCTCGCATCTGGTAAGCCAGATGGTCCACCGTGATCTGCCGGAAATTACCAGTCTCGAGCGCCTGCCCGCTAAGCGCCAGGGAAAGGTATATCTGGATTTTCTTCAAAACGGACGCGGAAAAACGATGGCAAGCATTTACTCACTGCGTCCGAGAGAAGGTGCCGGTGTAAGTACGCCGCTCGATTGGGAGGAAGTCAACGACGCACTGGACCTGAAGGCTTTTAACATCAAAACCATACCCGAACGGCTGCAGCAGAAGGGCGATTTGTGGGCGCATTTCTTCGACGACGCGATTGATCTGAAATCCATACTGAATAAAATCTGA
- a CDS encoding pyridoxamine 5'-phosphate oxidase family protein: protein MGNYKDLNDQEAIKKLKQLAEDIKICHFCTELTQLPINSRPMSVLEVDDSGNLWFMSSSESNKNFEILEDDRVQLFFAKSSDNEYLSVFGTATIYRDRAHIDEVWTPIAKAWFEEGKDDPKVTVIKVAPSDAYYWDTKDGKLIALLKWATAAAGLKDANSDDGGIEGKINI, encoded by the coding sequence ATGGGAAATTACAAAGACCTGAACGACCAGGAAGCCATCAAAAAACTGAAACAACTTGCAGAGGATATTAAAATCTGCCATTTCTGTACCGAACTCACGCAGTTGCCTATTAATTCAAGACCAATGAGCGTCCTCGAGGTAGATGACAGCGGAAACCTTTGGTTCATGAGCTCTTCGGAGAGCAACAAAAATTTTGAAATACTCGAGGACGACCGCGTACAGCTGTTTTTTGCGAAATCATCAGACAATGAGTACCTGTCGGTTTTCGGGACAGCGACGATTTACCGCGACCGCGCTCACATCGACGAGGTTTGGACTCCTATCGCCAAAGCGTGGTTTGAAGAAGGAAAGGATGATCCGAAAGTCACCGTGATCAAAGTAGCGCCTTCGGACGCTTATTATTGGGACACTAAAGACGGCAAACTCATTGCGCTTTTAAAATGGGCTACAGCCGCCGCCGGATTGAAAGACGCCAACTCGGATGACGGAGGCATTGAAGGGAAAATCAATATTTAA